Proteins encoded together in one Solanum lycopersicum chromosome 7, SLM_r2.1 window:
- the LOC138337244 gene encoding TMV resistance protein N-like, translating into MSHASSSKVCKYDIFLSFGGEDTRRTFVSHLYNALEQRGIHAFKDDERLEAGQSIFAELLKAIEDARFAVVIFSKSYASSRWCLEELVHIIKCKNELEQAVIPVFYDVSPADVRHQNSPSVDSFFQHEVKYKDDMEKVQRWRGAFAEAGNISGYHLLNFK; encoded by the exons ATGTCTCATGCTTCTTCTTCCAAAGTTTGCAAGTACGATATCTTTTTGAGTTTTGGAGGTGAGGATACGCGTAGAACCTTTGTGAGTCATCTCTATAATGCTTTGGAACAGAGAGGAATCCATGCTTTCAAAGACGATGAACGGTTGGAAGCAGGACAATCAATTTTTGCTGAACTTTTAAAAGCCATAGAAGATGCCAGATTCGCTGTCGTGATATTTTCAAAAAGCTATGCATCCTCAAGATGGTGTTTAGAGGAGCTTGTACACATCATAAAGTGTAAAAATGAATTGGAGCAGGCTGTGATTCCAGTATTCTATGATGTTAGTCCAGCAGATGTACGCCATCAAAATTCCCCTTCCGTGGATTCATTTTTCCAACACGAGGTAAAATACAAAGATGATATGGAGAAGGTTCAAAGATGGAGAGGTGCATTTGCGGAGGCAGGCAATATATCAGGCTATCATTTACTAAATTTCAA ATAA
- the LOC101245562 gene encoding STOREKEEPER protein, producing MAPKTKSRLVDQPPSASSSEEQELVEECQEEEEQQQQSREETEEEEEPPVVKRSITQKPVKTAQKLQFSSESDSENGSGSESKKSDHSPPSPFVSDFTIKPIVSAPSKSAGKRPQEAQKEKGRKKPKIAEEEDKKSAATPRSLWSDDDQLALLKGIAEYKTVKGMEPNADMTAFHEFIRGKLQVEVSKSQLSEKIKRLKKKFFTNAKGDEEPVFMKGQDFLVFQHSKRIWGAPGTSSGVKEIVTNSTNGKAKKTVEAKKSSEPKKSGKVSKHKDDEEHKEEEKQVAVKEVVKEDIVKGDQQDFQSEYPRLAASFESMSGMFTIYPNGTSFLKEKMSLIAPDKAKVLEEKWKKLEDDEAALMVKRLDLIAEHYRLVVDAMRGN from the coding sequence ATGGCCCCCAAAACCAAATCCCGCTTAGTAGACCAACCTCCTTCTGCATCATCTTCTGAAGAACAAGAATTGGTGGAGGAATGccaggaagaagaagaacaacaacaacaatcgagggaagaaactgaagaagaagaagaacctcCAGTTGTGAAGAGATCCATCACTCAGAAACCAGTCAAAACCGCTCAGAAGCTCCAATTTTCTTCTGAGTCCGACAGCGAGAATGGGTCAGGTTCCGAATCGAAAAAATCGGATCATTCCCCGCCTTCCCCTTTTGTATCAGATTTCACCATTAAGCCGATTGTTTCTGCCCCATCGAAATCAGCAGGAAAGAGGCCGCAAGAAGCCCAGAAAGAGAAAGGGAGGAAGAAGCCCAAGATTGCTGAAGAAGAGGATAAAAAATCAGCTGCTACTCCTCGCAGTCTATGGAGCGATGACGACCAGCTTGCTCTGCTCAAAGGTATTGCTGAATACAAGACGGTAAAAGGCATGGAACCTAATGCGGATATGACAGCTTTTCATGAATTCATTAGAGGAAAGTTGCAGGTTGAGGTTTCAAAGAGTCAACTCAGTGAAAAGATAAAGAGgttaaagaagaaattttttacTAATGCGAAAGGTGATGAGGAGCCAGTTTTCATGAAGGGTCaggattttttagtttttcagcATTCAAAGAGGATTTGGGGTGCCCCTGGAACTAGTAGTGGAGTTAAGGAGATTGTTACCAATAGCACTAATGGCAAAGCTAAAAAGACTGTTGAGGCTAAGAAGAGTTCTGAACCTAAGAAAAGTGGTAAAGTTAGCAAACACAAGGATGATGAGGAACATAAGGAAGAAGAGAAACAGGTTGCTGTTAAAGAGGTGGTTAAAGAGGATATAGTTAAGGGTGATCAACAGGATTTCCAATCCGAATATCCACGTTTGGCTGCATCATTTGAAAGTATGTCTGGCATGTTTACTATTTACCCAAATGGAACAAGTTTTTTGAAGGAAAAGATGAGTTTGATTGCTCCTGACAAGGCTAAAGTATTGGAGGAGAAGTGGAAGAAACTGGAGGATGATGAAGCTGCCTTGATGGTGAAGCGCTTAGATTTGATTGCGGAGCATTACAGATTGGTGGTTGATGCAATGAGAGGTAACTAG